In the genome of Paracholeplasma manati, the window GAGTAAAAACATGAAATCCATTTTTTTAAAAGCGTTGTACGCGGGGTTATTAATTGGTATTGCAGCCGTTGCCTATTTATCGGTTGATAATGCCTATTTGGGGTCGTTACTATTTAGCTTCGGACTTCTCATGATTGTATCATCTGGGTATTATCTTTACACAGGCAAAGTCGGCTACTGGGTGAAGGAAAAGAACTATACGAAAGTCTTAGCGATGACCATTTTAGGTAATTTGGTTGGGACATTCATCATTGGACTCATGGTTAGGTTGATGCAACTACCAATCATATCCAAAACCGAAGCGTTGTTAACAATCAAATTAGAGAATGGTCCGATTAAGGTACTGTTACTCTCCATCCTCTGTGGTGCGATGATGTATTTGGGCGTAGAAGGTTATCGAAAAGCGAAACTCGAA includes:
- a CDS encoding formate/nitrite transporter family protein, whose amino-acid sequence is MKSIFLKALYAGLLIGIAAVAYLSVDNAYLGSLLFSFGLLMIVSSGYYLYTGKVGYWVKEKNYTKVLAMTILGNLVGTFIIGLMVRLMQLPIISKTEALLTIKLENGPIKVLLLSILCGAMMYLGVEGYRKAKLETAKVLFVIFAVMIFILSKFEHSVANMAYVFIGGQLTLKTILYLTIMVIGNGIGAMLLCKIDHSIEKLDLKD